CCCAACTCGAAGCCTTCATCGGCAAGGTGCTGCCGGAGGTGGAAGGGTGAGCGACTGGCAGAGACTGACGACCATGTCGGACAGAGTGACTCTGAGGGCACCTGTCACCGATGTGGACTTGCAGGATCTCCGCAACTGCGCCGGGCTTCAACTCCCCCAGGAGTACGAGGACTTCCTTCGCTCTTCGGATGGCCTCGATGTGTACTCGTCCATTGTCTTCCCGTCAAAAGACGCCGTCGTCAAAAACACTCGACCCATCACTGAGAACTGGGATGAGCTGTATATGCCTGTCACGGGACTATTTTTCTTTGGTGAAGATGCCAGCGGTGACCTCTTCTTCTTCAGGCGCTTGAAGAGCTGTGTTGATCAGAGCGTCTACGTGTGGCGACATGAAGATGACAGCCGAATACAGATTGCCTTCTCTCTGGCTGGCTTCCTCGAAAAATATCTATCCGGCGATTATGACGCCTGGAATCTATAAGGAGTAACGACTATGCGTGATGCTGTTATTGTTTCTGCCGTCCGGACGCCCGTTGGTCGTGGCGTGAAAGGCACCCTGGCGAACACCCGCCCCGACGATCTGGCGGCGCTGGTGCTGAACGAGGCCGTGAAGCGCGCCGGTGTGGACGCCGGTATCGTCGAGGACGTGTACCTCGGCTGCGCGATTCCCGAGGCGGAGCAGGGCCTGAACGTGGCCCGTCTGGCCGCGCTGCGCGCCGGGATGCCCGACAGCGTGGGCGGCGTGACCGTGAACCGCTTCTGCTCCAGCGGCCTGCAGACCATCGCCATGGCCGCAGCGGCCATTCAGGCGGGGCAGGCGGACGTGATGCTGGCCGGTGGTGTGGAGAGCATGAGCTTCGTGCCCATGAGCGGCCACAACCCCAGCCCGAACCCCGAACTGGTGGACGCCCGTCCCGGCGCGTACATCGGCATGGGCATGACCGCCGAGAACGTCGCCGCGAAGTACGGCATCAGCCGTGAAGATCAGGACGCGTTCGCATTCCGCAGCCACCAGCGCGCCGCGGCGGCGCAGGACGCCGGGAAGTTCGACGCCGAGATCGTGCCCGTGCCCGTCCGCGTGGACAAGCTGAAGGGCACGAAGATGAAGTCCGAGACCGTGAACTTCGACAAGGACGAACTGATCCGCCGGGACGCGAACCTCGCGGACATGGCGAAGGTCCGCCCCGCGTTCAAGGCGACCGGTTCGGTCAGCGCCGCGAACAGCAGCCCCTTCAGCGACGGCGCGGCTGCCGTGCTGATCATGAGCGGCGAGAAGGCGCAGGAACTCGGCGTGAAGCCGCTGGCGAAGTTCCTCGGCTTCGCCGTGGCAGGCGTCGAACCCGAACTGATGGGCATCGGCCCCGTGAAGGCCGTGCCGAAGGTGCTCGCGCAGACCGGCCTGACCCTGGACGACATCGACCTGATCGAACTGAACGAGGCGTTTGCCGCGCAGTCCCTGGCTGTGGCGCGGGAACTGGGCCTGAACCAGGACATCATGAACGTCAACGGCGGCGCCATCGCCCTGGGTCACCCCCTGGGGTGCAGCGGGGCGAAACTCGCCACGAGCGCCATCTACGAACTGCAGCGCCGTGGGGGCGGGAAGGCCCTGATCACCATGTGCATCGGCGGGGGCATGGGCGCCGCCGGGATCATCGAAGTGTACGGCGCGGACCAGGCCGCCGACTAACCTGAACACGGCAGCAGGGCACCCGCCGGGAAGGGGGTGCCCTGCTTCTGTAGTTGGTTCAGCGCTTGGTGAACCGGCTGGCGTTCAGGATCGCGGCGGCGTTCACGGGGCGCGACTGGACGCTCAGGCTGGCCAGGGTACGCTGCGCGGCGAGGCGCTGGATGGTGGTGGCGGTACGCGTGGCGGTCATCTGCGGCACCTCGGTGGACACCTGAAGCATGACGATGGCGACGTTCTGGATGGGAGTGTTGCTGCCGTCGAAGGTGCTGCCGCCGCCGATGAACGCCGTGTAGGACTTCCCGTCGCTCAGCTTCTCGACGCTGAATTTCCCGTCGAGATCCTCACCGGCGAAGTAGAGGTTCGAGTTCAAGACCTGTTGCGCAGTAGAGGTCGGAGCAGGTAGGTTCAAGGGTGTTGCGGCTTGAGAAGCTGAAATCCAGGGGGCGGTCCTTTGAACGGCTGGTGGGGTTGAGTCCTGCCGAGTTTGACCAGCTGCTGATTGAACTGGAGCCCTTGTGGGAACGGAGTCATCACCGCTCCCTTTCCCGCGCCGGACGGGTCCGGCGCATCGGAGCGGGCAACACCTTCAAGCTCGACCTCAGCCAGCGACTGCTGGTCACGCTGCTCTATCTGCGACAGTACTTCACCATGCATGTTCTGGGCATCCTGTTCGATCTGGACGCGGCGAACATCTGCCGGAACATCCATGCCCTGCTGCCGGTCCTGGAGCAGGCGTTGCCTGCTCCCCTCCGTCCCCGGACGCTCCAGGCCGAGCCGGATGAGGCTCCTGGAGGGGCGAGCAGGAACCCGAGGAAAATACGCTCTCTGGAGGAGTTTCTGGAGATCTTCCCCGAACTGACCGACGTGATCGTGGATGGGACTGAGCAACCTCGCGGGCAGCCGAAAGTGAAGAAGGGGGAGAACCCCGGCAAGAAGGCGGTCGGGCGGCCCAAGGACAAGAAGCGCTTTTACAGCGTCAAGAAAAGGACCCATACCCTGAAAACCCAGGTGGCGGTGACGCCCGAAGGACAGATCGTGCACCTCAGTGCGACCGCCAGCGGTCGCACCCACGACATGAAGGTGCTGCGACGTTCCCGACTGATGAACCGACTGCCCAGGCACGTCCGGGTGTGGGGAGACCGGGGCTATACCGGAATGGAGAAGGTCTATCCGGACTGGGAAACCATCGTGCCCGCCAAACGACCGAAGAACGGCGAGTTGAGCAAGGAGCAACGTGAGCTGAATCGGCTGATCTCCAAGGTGCGGATCAGCGCTGAGAATGCCATCGGCCGCATCAAGAAATTTCGCGTCTGCAAGGAGTTTTTCAGGAATCGGACCTCACAGCACGGCGTGATGTGGGGGTGTGTCGCCGGACTCGTCAATCTCCGTTGGCAACGCCGCCACCACCTCTGCACGCCCTGAGCGTAGGGACAGATCAGTGGGGAGCCGATTCGCGGCTCCCCACTGATCCTTCAACTACTGCGCAACAGGTCTTCAGTTCAAAGGCCGTTT
This region of Deinococcus sp. JMULE3 genomic DNA includes:
- a CDS encoding SMI1/KNR4 family protein produces the protein MSDWQRLTTMSDRVTLRAPVTDVDLQDLRNCAGLQLPQEYEDFLRSSDGLDVYSSIVFPSKDAVVKNTRPITENWDELYMPVTGLFFFGEDASGDLFFFRRLKSCVDQSVYVWRHEDDSRIQIAFSLAGFLEKYLSGDYDAWNL
- a CDS encoding thiolase family protein — translated: MRDAVIVSAVRTPVGRGVKGTLANTRPDDLAALVLNEAVKRAGVDAGIVEDVYLGCAIPEAEQGLNVARLAALRAGMPDSVGGVTVNRFCSSGLQTIAMAAAAIQAGQADVMLAGGVESMSFVPMSGHNPSPNPELVDARPGAYIGMGMTAENVAAKYGISREDQDAFAFRSHQRAAAAQDAGKFDAEIVPVPVRVDKLKGTKMKSETVNFDKDELIRRDANLADMAKVRPAFKATGSVSAANSSPFSDGAAAVLIMSGEKAQELGVKPLAKFLGFAVAGVEPELMGIGPVKAVPKVLAQTGLTLDDIDLIELNEAFAAQSLAVARELGLNQDIMNVNGGAIALGHPLGCSGAKLATSAIYELQRRGGGKALITMCIGGGMGAAGIIEVYGADQAAD
- a CDS encoding transposase family protein; amino-acid sequence: MRLEKLKSRGRSFERLVGLSPAEFDQLLIELEPLWERSHHRSLSRAGRVRRIGAGNTFKLDLSQRLLVTLLYLRQYFTMHVLGILFDLDAANICRNIHALLPVLEQALPAPLRPRTLQAEPDEAPGGASRNPRKIRSLEEFLEIFPELTDVIVDGTEQPRGQPKVKKGENPGKKAVGRPKDKKRFYSVKKRTHTLKTQVAVTPEGQIVHLSATASGRTHDMKVLRRSRLMNRLPRHVRVWGDRGYTGMEKVYPDWETIVPAKRPKNGELSKEQRELNRLISKVRISAENAIGRIKKFRVCKEFFRNRTSQHGVMWGCVAGLVNLRWQRRHHLCTP